From Spirosoma aerolatum, one genomic window encodes:
- a CDS encoding carboxylesterase/lipase family protein — MKTTLFLLCLALPVAFTIATKDFDTVKVEGGMISGTLNQDGDIHIFRGIPFAAPPVGDLRWKAPQPVKPWSGVRKCDAFGPSPMQGTPNPFGPWSAEFLIPKEPISEDCLYLNVWSGAKSSSEKRPVLVWIYGGGFNSGGAGCAIYDGEATAKKGIIFVSANYRVGPFGFFAHPELTKESPHQASGNYGLMDQVAALQWVRKNIAQFGGDPNNVTLAGQSAGSMSVNCMVATPLAKGLFTKAIAESGASFANPHPTLQQGEEAGLKMAQALGASSLAELRAKPAEEILKKAQGRGPIIDGYVLPASIPAIFAAGKENNVALLTGWNEDEGMSFGPPKNAEAYRKQIEQQYGDKAEQFLKYYPGGTDAEAASSQMKISRDMIFGAQNYTWANIASKQGKPVYVYRFMRKIPATGEYARYGAFHTGEVAYIYDNLKFIDRKLRPLEPTDSELARNMSGFIANFIKTGNPNGKGLPQWPSYSIKEKQVMVFGDKTVAAQLPDGPALDFLFSTISKR, encoded by the coding sequence ATGAAAACGACTCTCTTTTTACTCTGTCTGGCTTTACCAGTCGCCTTTACTATTGCTACAAAGGATTTCGATACGGTGAAGGTAGAAGGCGGTATGATTTCCGGGACACTCAATCAGGATGGCGATATCCATATTTTTCGGGGCATTCCGTTTGCCGCACCACCCGTTGGTGACCTACGCTGGAAAGCACCCCAGCCCGTAAAACCCTGGTCGGGCGTTCGTAAGTGCGATGCCTTTGGCCCAAGTCCAATGCAGGGTACGCCCAATCCGTTTGGGCCGTGGAGTGCTGAATTCCTGATTCCGAAAGAGCCGATCAGTGAAGATTGCCTATATCTAAATGTATGGTCGGGGGCTAAATCGTCTAGCGAAAAACGGCCTGTGCTGGTCTGGATCTATGGCGGAGGATTTAACAGCGGTGGTGCTGGCTGTGCTATTTACGACGGTGAGGCCACGGCTAAAAAAGGCATCATTTTCGTCAGTGCCAACTACCGCGTTGGGCCATTTGGTTTCTTTGCCCACCCTGAACTGACGAAAGAATCTCCGCATCAGGCATCGGGCAATTATGGGCTGATGGACCAGGTAGCGGCTTTGCAGTGGGTCCGGAAAAACATCGCTCAATTTGGGGGCGATCCGAATAATGTAACCCTTGCCGGACAGTCGGCCGGGTCCATGAGTGTCAACTGCATGGTAGCCACGCCACTCGCAAAAGGGTTGTTCACAAAAGCCATTGCCGAAAGTGGAGCCAGCTTTGCAAACCCTCACCCAACGCTTCAACAGGGCGAAGAAGCTGGTCTGAAAATGGCTCAGGCATTGGGGGCATCCTCATTGGCAGAGTTGCGCGCCAAACCAGCTGAAGAAATCCTGAAAAAAGCCCAGGGTCGCGGCCCAATCATCGACGGTTATGTATTGCCAGCGTCCATTCCGGCCATTTTTGCGGCTGGTAAAGAAAACAATGTGGCCTTGCTAACAGGCTGGAACGAAGACGAAGGCATGTCGTTTGGACCGCCGAAAAATGCAGAAGCCTATCGAAAGCAGATTGAGCAACAATATGGTGATAAAGCAGAGCAGTTTCTGAAATACTATCCGGGCGGAACCGATGCGGAAGCGGCCAGTTCACAGATGAAAATCTCCAGAGACATGATTTTTGGGGCGCAGAACTACACCTGGGCCAACATTGCCAGCAAACAGGGGAAGCCCGTTTACGTTTACCGATTTATGCGAAAGATTCCGGCAACGGGCGAATATGCCCGCTATGGTGCCTTCCATACCGGAGAAGTTGCCTACATCTACGACAACTTAAAATTCATCGACCGTAAGCTCCGTCCACTAGAACCGACCGATAGTGAACTGGCCCGAAATATGTCAGGCTTTATTGCCAATTTCATCAAAACGGGCAACCCAAATGGCAAAGGGCTTCCGCAGTGGCCTTCCTATTCAATAAAAGAAAAACAGGTTATGGTCTTTGGCGATAAAACTGTGGCTGCACAACTACCCGACGGACCAGCCCTCGACTTTCTGTTTTCGACCATTAGCAAGCGATAA
- a CDS encoding DUF808 domain-containing protein, whose protein sequence is MASGIFAVLDDIAALMDDMALATKVATRKTAGILGDDLAVNAEKATGFVADRELPILWAITKGSLLNKLIIVPIALLLNAFFPVAIPIVLLLGGCYLAYEGAEKILESISKSKKSVHPATTEGAQQQSAADNEKTKVKAAITTDFILSVEIVIIALGSVTDQPSLIQIMTVSAVALLATVGVYGLVALLVRMDDAGRQLISWSDDKGILSKLGHGLVGALPIVIRLLSVVGTIALLLVSGGIFVHNLHFLHTLLPSLPAFVKEFGIGLIVGLLIVGLLTLFKLITRPSKTQTAH, encoded by the coding sequence ATGGCATCTGGCATTTTTGCAGTTTTAGATGATATAGCCGCTTTAATGGACGACATGGCTTTAGCTACAAAAGTAGCAACGCGAAAGACGGCGGGCATACTGGGAGACGATCTGGCTGTCAATGCGGAAAAGGCTACAGGATTCGTGGCAGACAGAGAGTTACCTATACTCTGGGCCATTACTAAAGGTTCTCTACTCAATAAGCTCATTATTGTTCCGATTGCGCTACTCCTGAACGCCTTCTTTCCGGTTGCCATTCCTATCGTTCTATTGCTGGGCGGCTGTTATCTGGCCTACGAGGGAGCCGAGAAAATACTAGAATCCATTAGTAAATCGAAAAAGAGTGTCCATCCTGCAACAACGGAAGGCGCTCAGCAACAGTCGGCCGCCGATAATGAAAAAACCAAAGTAAAAGCCGCTATTACCACCGACTTCATTCTGTCGGTTGAAATTGTCATTATTGCCTTGGGATCAGTAACCGATCAGCCATCACTAATTCAGATTATGACGGTATCGGCAGTGGCCTTGCTCGCTACGGTTGGGGTGTATGGTCTGGTAGCCCTCCTCGTCCGAATGGATGATGCCGGACGCCAGTTGATCAGTTGGTCGGATGATAAAGGAATCTTGAGTAAGCTTGGTCATGGGCTGGTCGGAGCACTGCCTATTGTCATCAGGCTCTTAAGTGTGGTAGGTACCATTGCCCTTTTGCTGGTATCCGGTGGAATATTTGTGCATAACCTACACTTCCTGCATACGTTGTTGCCTAGTCTTCCTGCGTTCGTAAAGGAATTTGGTATTGGGCTAATTGTTGGGTTGTTGATTGTCGGTCTTCTTACCCTGTTTAAGTTGATTACCCGGCCTTCTAAAACGCAAACAGCTCATTAG
- a CDS encoding TIGR03643 family protein, whose translation MKPQSHELSENDLDRLIEMAWEDRTPFDAIEAQFGLPESAVIKLLREHLTPASWRRWRARVQGRSTKHAALSAGVGERFKSDQQRSITHNRISKR comes from the coding sequence ATGAAACCGCAATCGCATGAACTGAGTGAAAACGACCTGGATCGATTGATTGAAATGGCCTGGGAAGATCGCACTCCTTTTGACGCAATAGAGGCCCAGTTTGGTTTACCAGAGTCAGCAGTCATCAAATTATTGCGCGAACATTTGACACCCGCTTCCTGGCGTCGGTGGCGGGCTCGCGTGCAGGGGCGGTCCACCAAACACGCGGCTTTGTCGGCAGGCGTTGGTGAACGCTTCAAGTCTGATCAACAGCGCTCTATAACGCACAATCGAATCAGTAAACGATAA
- a CDS encoding carboxylesterase/lipase family protein, which translates to MKTNTILFALAALSLPLLTVAQAPKAAPTPIMAGKDIAVAPTASGKVRGYIHNGTFTFKGIPYAKAERFMGPSKPDSWTGVRSSMTYGPVCPMDPTTSTYDEIEFPFHHDWGYTNENCLSLNVWTPQLTEAKKRPVMVWFHGGGFTAGSSVELPSYDGENLSKKGDVVVVTINHRLNILGFLDLSAYGEKYKNSPNAGLMDLVASLQWVKENIAQFGGDPNNVTIFGQSGGGGKVTSLMNAPSAKGLFHKAIVQSGSYLTSFTESDLARKVSAALLEELHFQPNQVDSLQKISYERLNAAGKRALRKVNESLKGQNQGGFGLGWGPIHDGNFLPYQISEPAAMELAKNVPLLVGSTKTEFGPFNPGNRVTDMEAAKAAMQKRIGDKTDAYMAAVKKAYPETSSPADYINIDINFRAGVIRQANQKAVAGAAPVYMYLFTWNSPVNDGLYKSMHCMEIPFAFNNIARCEEMTGGGKDAYALADKMSNAWIAFARTGNPNNKSLPNWPQYNAQNGATMLFDNTCQVKNHPDKELLEIASGKSM; encoded by the coding sequence ATGAAAACCAACACAATTCTATTCGCGTTAGCAGCGCTGAGCCTTCCGTTGCTAACCGTAGCGCAAGCCCCAAAAGCAGCGCCCACGCCAATCATGGCTGGTAAAGACATCGCCGTGGCGCCTACGGCATCCGGTAAAGTACGTGGCTATATTCACAACGGCACATTTACGTTTAAGGGCATTCCGTATGCCAAAGCCGAGCGATTCATGGGCCCCTCTAAACCCGATTCGTGGACAGGTGTGCGCTCGTCGATGACCTACGGCCCGGTTTGCCCAATGGACCCAACCACATCTACCTACGACGAAATCGAGTTTCCATTTCACCACGACTGGGGCTACACCAACGAAAATTGCCTGAGTCTGAACGTCTGGACACCCCAACTGACCGAAGCGAAGAAACGTCCGGTAATGGTATGGTTTCACGGGGGCGGATTCACGGCGGGCTCGTCGGTTGAGCTGCCCTCCTACGATGGGGAAAATCTGTCGAAAAAGGGCGACGTGGTGGTAGTAACGATCAATCACCGGCTGAACATTCTGGGTTTCCTCGATTTGTCGGCCTATGGTGAGAAATACAAAAATTCGCCCAACGCTGGCCTGATGGATCTGGTCGCGTCGCTGCAATGGGTGAAAGAAAACATTGCCCAGTTTGGTGGCGATCCGAACAACGTAACCATTTTCGGTCAGTCGGGAGGTGGCGGCAAAGTCACAAGCCTGATGAATGCGCCTTCGGCAAAAGGGTTGTTCCACAAAGCCATTGTACAGAGTGGTAGCTACCTAACCAGCTTCACCGAAAGCGATCTGGCCCGAAAAGTCAGTGCTGCGTTGCTGGAAGAATTGCATTTTCAACCTAACCAGGTCGATTCGCTGCAAAAAATCTCCTACGAGCGCCTGAACGCTGCCGGAAAACGCGCCCTACGCAAAGTAAATGAAAGTTTGAAAGGGCAAAATCAAGGCGGTTTTGGCCTGGGCTGGGGACCGATCCACGACGGCAATTTCCTCCCCTATCAGATTTCGGAACCCGCAGCGATGGAGTTGGCTAAAAACGTCCCATTGCTGGTTGGTTCCACCAAAACCGAGTTTGGCCCTTTCAATCCGGGCAACCGCGTAACCGATATGGAAGCGGCCAAAGCAGCCATGCAGAAACGAATTGGCGACAAAACTGATGCCTACATGGCAGCCGTAAAAAAAGCCTATCCTGAAACCTCCAGCCCCGCCGATTACATCAACATCGACATCAATTTCCGGGCGGGTGTTATCCGGCAGGCAAACCAGAAAGCCGTTGCAGGTGCCGCTCCGGTATATATGTACCTCTTCACCTGGAATTCGCCCGTAAACGATGGACTATATAAATCAATGCACTGCATGGAAATTCCGTTTGCGTTCAACAACATTGCCCGTTGCGAAGAGATGACCGGCGGTGGCAAAGATGCCTACGCGCTGGCCGATAAAATGAGCAACGCCTGGATCGCCTTCGCCCGCACTGGAAATCCAAACAATAAAAGCTTACCCAACTGGCCGCAGTATAATGCCCAAAACGGCGCTACAATGCTGTTTGATAATACCTGCCAGGTGAAAAATCACCCCGACAAAGAACTGCTGGAAATTGCAAGCGGCAAGTCGATGTAG
- a CDS encoding HEAT repeat domain-containing protein yields the protein MKNITRFSLRQSLLPVAAVGLTTWLGLTGFMDDPITQRIKKLAPAKAAEMAHAVEALVKPQLADGLTLKLWGVDSLVSDPIGIDIDDFGRLYYTRTNRQKNSEFDIRGHQDWEIESNRLQTVEDKRAFLHQVLSPANSKKNEWLKDVNGDGSHDWRDMTVEREQVFRLEDTNGDGVADLSKMVVNDFHDETTDVMGGVLSDGNDLYVTVAPDLWRLRDKNGDGIADEKKSISHGYGVHIGFSGHGLSGVEMGPDGRIYWQIGDIGFNGVGPDGKKWSHPNSGVVVRSNPDGSDFEVFAYGVRNTHEFVFDEYGNLISEDNDGDHPGEKERLVYIVNGSDTGWRSNWQYGKYRDPLNNTYKVWMDEQMFKPRFNGQAAYILPPLANFVSGPAGMLYNPGTALSPKYKNTFFIAEFVGNPAASGVHSFTLKPKGASFELDKSKKILGNVLATGLDFGPDGAMYVADWINGWDTKDYGRIWKLDDKDGANWAERALTKRLLAQNFSKTPVNELSGYLKNADMRVRQKAQFELVKRGEAGATAFGQMLQQKDHQLARVHSIWGISQLARKDAKYAQRLMPYLKDEDAEIRAQAARWLGDIRYAAAGSALVPMLNDENARTRFFAAEALGRIAYAPAIQPLISLLEANKDEDTYIRHAGSLALARIGKAEPIIALSSHPSKAVRIAAVVALRRMQNPGIANFLNDSDEFVVTEAARGINDDLSIPQALPALGNVLTKTKFSNEPLIRRAINANLRVGTADAMQNLIGYANGEGNPVALRAEAMDALSTWAKPSLLDRVDGRYRGPITRDLSVLKTQSASLYTAMATNSAAPIRKSAIRAISKLSLNTASPVLLDRLKNDGDAEIREEALRALAALNDKQIGTAIETALADKDKRVRVAALDLIGKTSMPKEQMVAQLKDVLQTHSTEEKQAALVTLGKLPVANTKPIFDQLLADLSSGKLPVDLSLELEEAIAETKSPQLIAQHKAIMAKLSPDAILASYQGSLYGGEPDKGRRIFFRHQTAQCIRCHSYDDLGGNAGPRLNGVASRLTREQLLEAVVNPSARLAPGFGTATIELKDGKTLSGIVQKETDSELVLKSGDEPDLTIKKDRIAKTTYAPSSMPDMKYLLTKREIRDVVSFLATLKTN from the coding sequence ATGAAAAATATAACCCGTTTTTCGCTCCGGCAATCGCTGCTTCCAGTGGCCGCCGTTGGGCTAACGACCTGGCTAGGTCTTACCGGATTCATGGACGATCCGATTACCCAACGCATTAAAAAGCTGGCTCCGGCCAAAGCGGCTGAAATGGCCCACGCCGTTGAAGCCCTGGTTAAGCCGCAACTGGCCGACGGGCTTACACTAAAGCTTTGGGGCGTCGACTCACTGGTATCCGATCCCATTGGTATCGACATCGACGATTTTGGGCGGCTGTATTACACCCGAACTAATCGGCAGAAAAATTCGGAATTCGATATCCGGGGGCATCAGGATTGGGAAATTGAATCGAACCGGCTCCAGACAGTTGAGGACAAACGAGCATTTCTGCATCAGGTTCTATCCCCAGCCAATAGTAAGAAAAACGAATGGCTTAAGGACGTAAACGGCGATGGTTCGCACGACTGGCGCGATATGACCGTAGAACGTGAGCAGGTGTTCCGGCTCGAAGATACCAACGGCGACGGCGTGGCCGACCTGTCGAAAATGGTTGTGAACGATTTCCACGACGAAACAACGGATGTGATGGGTGGCGTTTTGTCGGATGGCAACGATCTGTACGTAACCGTAGCCCCCGACCTCTGGCGGCTTCGTGATAAGAACGGCGATGGAATTGCCGATGAGAAAAAATCGATCTCACACGGCTATGGCGTTCATATCGGATTCAGCGGCCACGGCCTGTCGGGCGTAGAAATGGGTCCCGATGGGCGTATCTACTGGCAGATTGGCGATATTGGGTTCAATGGGGTTGGTCCCGATGGTAAAAAATGGTCGCATCCTAACAGTGGTGTCGTTGTACGATCGAACCCGGATGGCAGCGATTTTGAAGTCTTTGCTTATGGCGTTCGGAACACCCATGAGTTTGTATTCGACGAATACGGCAACCTAATTAGTGAAGACAACGATGGCGACCATCCCGGTGAAAAGGAACGGTTAGTCTACATCGTCAACGGCTCAGATACGGGCTGGCGCAGCAACTGGCAATACGGCAAATACCGCGATCCGTTGAACAATACCTACAAGGTATGGATGGACGAGCAGATGTTTAAACCCCGTTTCAACGGGCAGGCGGCTTACATCCTTCCTCCACTGGCCAACTTTGTGAGCGGTCCGGCGGGTATGCTTTATAATCCCGGCACGGCGTTGAGCCCAAAGTATAAAAACACGTTTTTCATTGCTGAATTTGTGGGCAACCCAGCGGCATCGGGTGTTCACTCGTTTACGCTCAAACCCAAAGGGGCTTCGTTCGAACTGGATAAGTCGAAGAAAATTCTGGGGAATGTACTGGCTACCGGGCTCGATTTTGGCCCGGATGGTGCCATGTACGTTGCCGACTGGATCAACGGCTGGGATACCAAAGATTACGGGCGTATCTGGAAACTCGACGATAAAGATGGTGCCAACTGGGCTGAGCGAGCGTTGACCAAACGATTACTGGCGCAGAATTTCAGCAAAACCCCGGTAAATGAATTGAGTGGCTACCTCAAAAATGCCGATATGCGTGTTCGGCAGAAAGCTCAGTTTGAACTTGTAAAGCGGGGCGAAGCCGGGGCTACAGCCTTCGGGCAAATGCTTCAGCAAAAAGACCATCAACTGGCGCGGGTACATAGCATTTGGGGCATAAGCCAACTGGCGCGTAAAGATGCCAAATATGCCCAACGACTGATGCCGTACCTGAAAGATGAGGATGCCGAAATTCGGGCGCAGGCTGCTCGCTGGCTGGGTGACATTCGCTACGCAGCCGCAGGTTCGGCACTGGTTCCAATGCTGAACGATGAGAATGCACGTACACGTTTCTTTGCCGCCGAAGCTCTAGGACGAATTGCTTATGCACCAGCCATCCAACCGTTGATTTCACTGCTCGAAGCCAACAAAGACGAAGACACCTACATCCGCCATGCGGGTAGTCTGGCGCTGGCCCGTATCGGTAAGGCCGAACCAATCATTGCTTTGTCGAGTCATCCGTCGAAAGCGGTTCGTATTGCGGCCGTCGTAGCCCTACGCCGAATGCAGAATCCGGGCATCGCCAACTTCCTGAACGACAGCGATGAATTTGTCGTAACTGAAGCCGCGCGTGGTATCAATGACGATCTATCGATTCCGCAGGCACTACCGGCATTGGGTAACGTACTGACCAAAACGAAGTTCTCCAACGAACCACTTATTCGCCGGGCTATTAACGCTAATCTGCGAGTCGGAACGGCCGATGCCATGCAGAACCTGATTGGTTATGCCAATGGCGAAGGAAACCCTGTTGCCTTACGTGCCGAAGCTATGGATGCTTTGAGCACCTGGGCAAAACCATCGCTGCTCGACCGAGTCGATGGTCGCTATAGAGGCCCAATAACCCGTGATCTGTCTGTTTTGAAGACCCAATCAGCGAGTTTATACACCGCAATGGCCACGAATTCAGCCGCTCCTATTCGTAAAAGCGCTATTCGGGCTATCAGCAAATTATCGTTAAACACGGCAAGTCCGGTGCTATTGGATCGTTTGAAAAACGACGGTGATGCTGAGATTCGCGAGGAGGCTCTTCGGGCACTGGCAGCTCTGAACGATAAACAAATCGGCACCGCTATCGAAACGGCTCTGGCCGATAAGGACAAACGGGTACGCGTTGCGGCCCTGGATCTCATTGGTAAAACGAGCATGCCTAAAGAGCAAATGGTAGCCCAATTGAAGGATGTTCTGCAAACGCACTCGACCGAAGAGAAACAGGCTGCGCTGGTAACGCTGGGCAAATTACCCGTTGCCAATACAAAACCAATTTTCGATCAACTGTTAGCGGACTTATCATCTGGCAAGCTTCCGGTCGATCTGAGTCTGGAACTGGAAGAAGCCATTGCCGAAACCAAATCGCCCCAACTCATTGCACAGCATAAAGCAATTATGGCAAAGCTATCGCCTGATGCTATTTTAGCCTCGTACCAAGGTAGTTTATACGGTGGTGAACCCGATAAAGGACGGCGGATATTCTTCCGACATCAAACGGCTCAGTGTATCCGCTGCCATTCGTACGATGATCTGGGTGGGAATGCCGGCCCCCGGCTCAATGGGGTAGCTAGTCGCCTGACGCGGGAGCAGTTACTCGAAGCGGTTGTCAATCCAAGTGCGCGGCTGGCTCCAGGCTTCGGCACGGCTACCATTGAACTGAAGGACGGCAAAACGCTCAGTGGCATTGTACAGAAAGAAACCGATTCGGAACTGGTACTGAAGAGTGGGGATGAACCTGATCTGACAATCAAGAAAGACAGGATCGCTAAAACTACCTATGCACCATCGAGCATGCCCGATATGAAATACCTGCTCACCAAGCGGGAAATCCGGGATGTCGTGAGCTTTCTGGCAACGCTAAAGACGAATTAA